The following proteins are encoded in a genomic region of Mycobacterium kiyosense:
- a CDS encoding putative lipoprotein: protein MNRVIAAAIGTLGCATVLVGCSSGGHTAGPASNGPASSISAGGGATEVKVGGTDLAGVNPSSVTCVKQGGKINIGSGATNGQQQALAVVMTDANPPTVDSLALVVDGNALSVADNMGSKVGSAKVAVEGKTYTITGQAQGADLRNPLAGMITKDFSIKVTCG, encoded by the coding sequence ATGAATCGTGTTATCGCGGCTGCGATCGGCACCCTTGGCTGCGCGACGGTGCTGGTGGGGTGTTCCAGCGGCGGCCACACGGCCGGCCCGGCGTCCAACGGCCCGGCATCGAGTATTTCCGCCGGCGGCGGCGCCACCGAGGTCAAAGTGGGCGGCACCGACCTGGCCGGGGTCAACCCGTCGTCGGTGACCTGCGTCAAACAGGGCGGCAAGATCAACATCGGCAGCGGGGCCACCAACGGCCAGCAACAGGCACTGGCGGTGGTGATGACCGACGCGAACCCGCCCACGGTCGACTCGCTGGCTCTGGTCGTGGACGGCAATGCCCTGTCGGTGGCCGACAACATGGGCAGCAAGGTCGGCTCGGCCAAGGTCGCGGTGGAGGGCAAGACCTACACCATCACCGGGCAGGCGCAGGGCGCGGACCTGAGAAACCCGCTGGCGGGCATGATCACCAAAGACTTCAGTATCAAGGTGACCTGCGGCTGA
- a CDS encoding hypothetical protein (frameshifted, insertion at around 6082776,6082963): MSADPQAPASAGVGQPRRAVIEQAWRAIGSGVEVLSADDGGPLTRTLKRIIDPLVLRLRSNPQYSAPVVAADAAAAMSSLIAQNAPIALHRSLVRLTEGRAPPVADPQRQRSGAVLPGVFRARGDQGCADAS, encoded by the coding sequence ATGAGCGCCGATCCGCAGGCGCCGGCCTCCGCCGGTGTGGGACAGCCTCGCCGCGCGGTGATCGAGCAGGCGTGGCGTGCGATCGGGTCCGGGGTCGAGGTGCTCAGTGCCGACGACGGTGGCCCGCTGACCCGGACCCTCAAACGCATCATCGACCCACTGGTGCTGCGCCTACGGTCCAACCCGCAGTATTCGGCACCGGTCGTCGCGGCCGACGCGGCCGCCGCAATGAGCAGCCTCATTGCCCAGAATGCACCAATTGCGTTGCACCGCAGCTTGGTTCGACTTACTGAAGGCCGAGCGCCGCCGGTTGCGGATCCGCAGCGGCAACGCTCAGGAGCTGTACTTCCAGGTGTGTTTCGAGCTCGCGGTGACCAAGGGTGCGCCGACGCCTCATGA
- a CDS encoding hypothetical protein (frameshifted, insertion at around 6082776,6082963), translated as MLNDYIADAEVVAALTSQLHRSWRDVRAEDLVLEPFLAELRTVLGLAHGHNAATARQRVWSAMVVDTTPYNLGALAHGATAELPWSIVALGLSSVAPQRPPQITGESDGDRPLDRTVLDRVRATLRRALDRDALPDIPMLCAEEVDRSCAPWGLLGEDKQATLVAGIEVAVELAPLDRAVTNRYALAARIQARLRKEAYVLHARRYLADGGPIHPRQQQVVDELAAFAQPYLSRLWARLHGRDVWQEPCDDVEDVRTLLDGVARSVSLDHRQRIKSMLELQAAG; from the coding sequence GTGCTCAACGACTACATCGCCGACGCCGAAGTCGTCGCTGCGCTCACGTCCCAGCTGCACCGCAGCTGGCGGGATGTGCGGGCCGAAGATCTGGTGCTCGAACCGTTTCTGGCCGAACTGCGGACCGTGCTCGGCCTCGCGCACGGACACAACGCGGCCACCGCACGCCAGCGGGTCTGGTCGGCGATGGTGGTCGACACCACGCCATACAACCTGGGTGCACTGGCCCACGGGGCAACCGCCGAGCTGCCGTGGTCGATAGTTGCGCTGGGTCTGAGTTCGGTTGCGCCGCAACGACCACCGCAGATCACCGGAGAATCCGACGGCGATCGGCCGTTGGACCGGACCGTGCTGGACCGGGTACGCGCCACCTTGCGGCGCGCCCTGGACCGCGACGCGCTGCCCGACATCCCGATGCTGTGCGCCGAGGAGGTCGACCGCTCCTGCGCGCCCTGGGGTCTGCTCGGCGAGGACAAGCAGGCCACGCTGGTGGCCGGCATCGAGGTGGCCGTCGAGCTCGCGCCGCTGGACCGCGCCGTCACCAACCGGTACGCGCTGGCCGCCCGGATCCAGGCCCGGCTGCGCAAGGAGGCCTACGTTCTGCACGCGCGACGGTATCTCGCCGACGGCGGACCGATTCATCCGCGCCAGCAACAGGTGGTTGACGAGCTGGCCGCATTCGCCCAGCCCTACCTGAGCCGGCTGTGGGCACGGCTGCACGGGCGCGACGTCTGGCAGGAGCCCTGCGACGACGTCGAAGACGTCCGTACGCTGCTGGACGGCGTGGCCCGATCGGTGAGCCTGGACCATCGCCAGCGCATCAAGTCGATGCTGGAACTGCAGGCGGCCGGATGA
- a CDS encoding hypothetical protein (frameshifted, insertion at around 6084224,6084199), which yields MRLVNEPAPPSPLVAALEVAGAVLVWTVTDPADDVQVAFTDPDRADWLWRLVGTEGHLAIASGADVGGVDVVPGSLAPLHRLAVGHWLRRWWPASRRDGIPGLDAALLDVEVALLTVAAQAFFLRRHPGLPTWPGCSPRTR from the coding sequence ATGAGACTGGTCAACGAGCCCGCACCGCCCTCGCCGCTGGTCGCGGCCCTGGAAGTCGCCGGGGCCGTGCTGGTCTGGACCGTGACGGACCCGGCGGATGACGTGCAGGTCGCGTTCACCGATCCGGATCGGGCGGACTGGCTGTGGCGTCTGGTAGGAACCGAGGGGCATCTGGCGATCGCGTCGGGCGCGGACGTCGGCGGCGTCGACGTGGTGCCCGGGTCACTGGCGCCGCTGCACAGACTGGCGGTCGGACATTGGTTGCGGCGATGGTGGCCAGCGAGCCGGCGCGACGGCATCCCGGGTCTCGATGCGGCGCTGCTGGACGTCGAGGTGGCGCTGCTGACCGTCGCCGCGCAGGCCTTTTTTCTCCGACGACACCCTGGACTTCCGACGTGGCCGGGTTGCTCGCCCCGCACGCGGTGA
- a CDS encoding hypothetical protein (frameshifted, insertion at around 6084224,6084199): MAGLLAPHAVTLIALLGSGDRRVRELVRAGAELAEEIGVDGIGWAELFAAVDDSASAPALQQRRRDDYALAAGSDAGPGIAAAIGRGVASINWAAVPPGIFDAAEDTVDWRVTAAGPTVIAEVRAALIGPHPATDITVRVRSGNVTGTAALDARGRAAVALFDRRQHALTESEAWDHDWPSTSVVVGADVSEPREIRDRIRRWVRARLDEPPQDAFLAEILAAESSY, encoded by the coding sequence GTGGCCGGGTTGCTCGCCCCGCACGCGGTGACCCTGATCGCCCTGCTGGGTTCCGGCGATCGCCGGGTACGGGAGCTGGTGCGGGCGGGTGCCGAGCTGGCCGAGGAGATCGGTGTCGACGGTATCGGTTGGGCGGAACTGTTTGCGGCCGTCGATGATTCAGCCTCGGCACCGGCGTTACAGCAACGGCGTCGGGACGACTACGCGCTGGCCGCGGGCTCCGACGCCGGCCCGGGGATCGCGGCGGCGATCGGCCGCGGCGTCGCCTCGATCAACTGGGCCGCGGTGCCGCCGGGCATCTTCGACGCGGCCGAGGACACCGTCGACTGGCGCGTCACCGCAGCGGGTCCGACGGTGATCGCCGAAGTCCGCGCCGCCCTCATCGGCCCGCACCCGGCGACCGACATCACGGTGCGGGTGCGGTCCGGGAACGTGACCGGCACCGCCGCCCTGGACGCCCGGGGCCGCGCCGCTGTCGCGCTCTTCGACCGCCGGCAGCACGCGTTGACCGAATCGGAGGCCTGGGATCACGACTGGCCGTCGACATCGGTGGTCGTCGGCGCCGACGTCAGCGAACCGCGGGAAATCCGGGACCGGATCCGCCGCTGGGTCCGAGCGCGGTTGGACGAACCGCCGCAGGACGCGTTCCTGGCCGAGATTCTGGCGGCCGAATCCTCTTACTGA
- the dapB_4 gene encoding dihydrodipicolinate reductase, whose translation MPNKYRVVQWTTGNVGKSSLQSLAANPQFELVGCYAWSPEKAGRDAGELVGIEPLGVTATNDVEELLALKPDCVVYNPMWIDVDELVRILSAGVNVVTTASFITGHNLGAGRDRILEACEKGGSTMFGSGVSPGFAELLAIVSAMVCNRVDKITVNEAADTTFYDSPDTEKPVGFGQPIDNPDLPQMAQKGTAIFGEAVRLVADALGVELDEVRCVAEFAQTTEDLAMESWTINAGCVAGVYISWQGIVGGNTVVDLNVRWRKGQTLEPDWKIDGDGWVIQVDGQPTVTTKVGFLPPPYFQATTLAEFMALGHIMTAMPAINAIPAVVAAAPGIATYADLPLTLPRGTVPTS comes from the coding sequence GTGCCCAACAAATATCGCGTCGTGCAATGGACCACCGGAAACGTCGGCAAGAGCTCGTTACAGTCGCTCGCCGCCAACCCCCAGTTCGAACTGGTGGGATGCTACGCCTGGTCCCCGGAGAAGGCCGGTCGCGATGCCGGCGAACTGGTCGGCATCGAGCCACTCGGGGTGACCGCCACCAACGACGTCGAGGAACTGCTGGCCCTCAAACCCGACTGCGTGGTCTACAACCCGATGTGGATCGACGTCGACGAGCTGGTCCGGATCCTTTCCGCAGGCGTGAATGTGGTGACGACGGCGTCGTTCATCACCGGGCACAACCTGGGCGCCGGCCGCGACCGCATCCTCGAGGCCTGCGAGAAGGGCGGTTCGACGATGTTCGGGTCCGGCGTGAGTCCGGGCTTCGCCGAGCTGCTGGCCATCGTGTCGGCGATGGTGTGTAACCGGGTCGACAAGATCACCGTCAACGAGGCCGCCGACACCACCTTCTACGACTCGCCGGACACCGAGAAGCCGGTCGGGTTCGGTCAGCCGATCGACAACCCCGACCTGCCCCAGATGGCGCAGAAAGGGACAGCGATCTTCGGCGAGGCGGTCCGGCTGGTCGCCGACGCGCTCGGCGTCGAACTCGACGAGGTGCGCTGTGTCGCCGAATTCGCCCAAACCACCGAGGACCTCGCGATGGAATCGTGGACCATCAACGCCGGATGCGTTGCGGGCGTGTACATCAGCTGGCAGGGCATCGTGGGCGGCAACACCGTCGTCGACCTCAACGTGCGGTGGCGCAAGGGTCAGACCCTGGAGCCGGACTGGAAGATCGACGGCGACGGCTGGGTGATCCAGGTCGACGGCCAGCCGACGGTGACCACCAAGGTCGGCTTCCTGCCGCCGCCGTATTTCCAGGCCACCACGCTCGCCGAGTTCATGGCGCTGGGGCACATCATGACGGCGATGCCCGCGATCAACGCGATCCCGGCTGTGGTCGCCGCCGCCCCGGGTATCGCCACCTACGCCGACCTGCCGCTCACCCTGCCCCGCGGGACGGTGCCAACCAGCTAG
- a CDS encoding CsbD family protein, with product MSGEDKAKNKIEDLGGRAKEAVGKVTGDRDTENEGRVDQAKSSLKDAGEKIKDAFKK from the coding sequence ATGAGCGGCGAAGACAAAGCGAAGAACAAGATCGAGGACCTGGGCGGTCGCGCCAAGGAGGCCGTCGGCAAGGTCACCGGCGACCGCGACACCGAGAACGAGGGTCGCGTCGACCAGGCCAAGTCGAGCCTCAAAGACGCCGGCGAGAAGATCAAGGACGCATTCAAGAAGTAA
- the cut5 gene encoding cutinase, whose product MNSTTPIRRIAAGIGVTAVLGAFALLFEPAPEAGAAPCPDVEVIFARGSGEPPGLGSVGGPFVDALRAQLGGRSLGVYPVNYPASTDFASPQFASSVIDGIRDAGSHVQSTATNCPNTKQILGGYSQGAALAGYVTAAAVPPGVPAAAVPQPLSPDVANHVAAVALFGTPSSEFLDQYGAPQIVIGPAYQAKTIELCADGDNICAGGGTTPTVAHTLYAVNGMAGQAADFAAAHL is encoded by the coding sequence ATGAACAGCACTACACCGATTCGCCGCATCGCCGCGGGCATCGGCGTCACCGCAGTGCTCGGCGCTTTCGCGTTGCTGTTCGAGCCCGCTCCAGAGGCCGGCGCCGCGCCGTGCCCGGATGTCGAAGTGATCTTCGCCCGCGGCAGCGGCGAGCCACCGGGCCTCGGCAGCGTCGGCGGCCCCTTCGTCGATGCGCTTCGCGCGCAGCTCGGCGGGCGGTCGCTCGGGGTGTATCCGGTCAACTATCCGGCCAGCACCGACTTCGCCAGCCCGCAGTTCGCGTCGTCGGTGATCGACGGAATTCGGGATGCCGGCAGCCATGTCCAGTCGACGGCAACGAATTGTCCCAACACCAAGCAGATTCTGGGCGGCTACTCCCAGGGCGCGGCCTTGGCCGGTTACGTCACCGCGGCCGCCGTGCCGCCCGGAGTTCCGGCCGCCGCGGTACCTCAACCGCTGTCCCCGGACGTCGCGAATCACGTTGCCGCCGTAGCACTATTCGGGACACCCTCGTCGGAGTTCCTCGATCAGTACGGCGCACCCCAGATCGTCATCGGGCCCGCTTACCAGGCCAAGACCATCGAGCTGTGCGCCGACGGGGACAATATCTGCGCGGGCGGCGGCACCACTCCCACCGTGGCGCACACGTTGTACGCCGTCAACGGAATGGCCGGGCAGGCAGCGGATTTCGCGGCCGCCCACCTATAG